In Pedobacter heparinus DSM 2366, the following are encoded in one genomic region:
- a CDS encoding dihydrodipicolinate synthase family protein gives MMMEKKFNGVVVPMISPFTPAFKVDVAAAARITEHLSSYGAHPFLLGTTGESVSIAKEERARLVSAVVKANAGAKTVYAGISGNCFSEVVAEAKLFTDLGVDALVSTMPSYYPVEPDQQLRYFEQLADEVPLPLIIYNIPATTHLSIPLDVVEQLSHHQNILGFKDSEKGEERMIDAISRWKDRPDFAYLLGWALKSQQALFLGADGIVPSTGNLAPGLYQSIFDAAVAGNKVLATAAQVKADYLSEIYQKDRVLSKALPVLKIMMSAYSLCGTAMLPPLYQLPAEEEKSIVTRMRAEFDHLINVNTSNENE, from the coding sequence ATGATGATGGAGAAAAAATTTAATGGAGTAGTGGTGCCTATGATCAGCCCATTTACACCAGCGTTTAAAGTTGATGTAGCAGCTGCAGCCAGGATAACCGAACATTTATCCAGCTATGGGGCACACCCGTTTTTATTGGGTACAACCGGAGAATCGGTTTCTATAGCGAAAGAGGAAAGGGCCAGGTTAGTTTCGGCTGTAGTGAAGGCTAACGCAGGAGCAAAAACAGTTTATGCAGGTATTTCGGGAAATTGCTTTTCGGAGGTAGTTGCCGAAGCAAAGCTGTTTACCGACCTTGGGGTGGATGCCCTGGTATCTACCATGCCCTCCTATTATCCGGTAGAGCCTGACCAGCAGTTGAGGTATTTTGAACAGCTGGCCGATGAGGTACCCCTGCCTTTGATCATTTATAACATTCCGGCCACTACACATCTGAGTATTCCGCTTGATGTGGTAGAACAATTGAGCCATCACCAAAACATATTGGGATTTAAAGATTCAGAAAAGGGCGAGGAACGTATGATTGATGCCATTTCCAGATGGAAAGACCGTCCTGATTTTGCTTACTTGCTAGGCTGGGCATTAAAATCGCAGCAAGCCCTGTTTTTAGGTGCTGATGGCATTGTGCCCAGTACTGGAAACCTGGCCCCCGGACTTTATCAATCTATTTTTGATGCGGCTGTAGCTGGGAATAAAGTACTGGCAACTGCTGCGCAGGTCAAAGCAGATTACCTGTCAGAAATTTATCAGAAAGACCGCGTATTAAGCAAGGCGCTCCCGGTACTCAAAATCATGATGTCTGCTTATTCACTTTGTGGAACAGCAATGTTGCCGCCTTTATATCAGTTGCCGGCCGAAGAAGAAAAGTCAATTGTAACCAGGATGAGGGCGGAGTTTGATCACTTAATTAATGTAAACACTAGTAATGAAAACGAATAA
- a CDS encoding four-carbon acid sugar kinase family protein: protein MIAVIADDFTGAAEIGGIALRQGWNAIIDTRVQKGTETDILIIATNTRSKPPQEARKTIRELTLQLLSLSPEIIYKKIDSVLRGNVGEELLEQMAVSQKRRALLIPANPSLKRVIKDGIYYYEGLPLKDSTFARNVKHQIGSSRVIDLMGDGAGKDTVVISRAELMPDKGLIIGNTTDEADLDHWAGRVDEETIMAGGSSFFNALLRKIKVHPYTDPAGFAFGKKVIYVCGSAFPLSRSVVEDARQAGQYVSYMPSRMFCKPAEKSAYMAHWEREILKGVQQSGTVIVAINVIEEPRVENLSSELGKTIATVIANVMQGVQLEELVIEGGATASAIIEKLEYRKFHPTQELAPGVIRMKVEENKSLHLTMKPGSYTWPSSIWKYSHKP from the coding sequence ATGATAGCAGTTATTGCGGATGATTTTACAGGAGCGGCAGAAATTGGGGGAATTGCTTTAAGACAGGGTTGGAATGCTATTATAGATACACGCGTACAAAAAGGCACGGAAACAGATATCCTGATCATTGCAACAAATACCAGGTCAAAACCTCCGCAGGAAGCAAGAAAAACCATTCGTGAGCTTACTTTACAGCTCCTCAGTCTTAGTCCGGAAATCATTTATAAAAAAATAGACTCCGTATTGAGGGGCAATGTAGGGGAAGAGCTTTTAGAGCAGATGGCTGTTTCCCAGAAAAGAAGGGCTTTATTGATTCCGGCCAATCCATCTTTAAAACGTGTTATTAAAGATGGAATATACTATTATGAAGGGCTGCCTTTAAAAGACTCAACCTTTGCCCGCAATGTGAAACACCAGATTGGCTCTTCCAGGGTGATAGATCTGATGGGTGATGGGGCTGGTAAGGATACTGTTGTCATTTCAAGAGCTGAACTTATGCCAGACAAGGGCTTGATTATTGGCAATACTACTGATGAGGCCGACCTGGACCATTGGGCGGGCCGGGTTGATGAGGAAACCATAATGGCAGGCGGATCCAGTTTTTTCAATGCGCTACTGAGAAAAATTAAAGTACATCCGTATACCGACCCTGCCGGTTTTGCATTTGGAAAGAAGGTAATTTATGTATGTGGAAGTGCTTTTCCATTGAGCAGAAGTGTAGTAGAGGATGCCCGTCAGGCAGGGCAATATGTTTCATACATGCCCTCAAGGATGTTTTGCAAGCCAGCAGAAAAATCGGCATACATGGCGCATTGGGAAAGAGAAATTCTAAAAGGGGTTCAGCAGTCGGGAACAGTGATAGTAGCCATTAATGTTATTGAAGAACCCAGGGTAGAAAATCTTTCGTCCGAGCTGGGAAAAACAATTGCAACAGTAATAGCCAATGTCATGCAAGGTGTTCAGCTGGAGGAACTGGTGATAGAAGGAGGGGCAACAGCATCTGCCATCATAGAGAAACTGGAATACAGAAAATTTCATCCTACACAAGAACTGGCTCCTGGTGTGATCAGAATGAAGGTTGAAGAAAATAAAAGTTTACACCTAACAATGAAACCTGGCAGCTACACCTGGCCATCTTCCATATGGAAGTATTCACATAAACCCTAA
- a CDS encoding RagB/SusD family nutrient uptake outer membrane protein, whose translation MNIKHKILLMALVLLSASGCKKSFLELAPESNANAETFYKTKADMDLAVNAAYSTLYNVYDPEGPVSYTAEMMGDNTTLYIIAGNQTDKFAFKDYNLQTNNTMVYSFWRTYYSSLYSINIILSKLDDSELTATEKESVKAQMSFLRGLYYFNMVRLWGDVPIVTKPLSVEETYKVVRSPKADVYKLILDDLTFAAEKLPPTAVGRATQGAALTAKGEVYLTLNDKANATTALMSVYTSQNYKLQGTYAAVFGPTVKNTKESIFEIQYLGGASSISTGTYSKYYRNYSPNVNVFGFSGIGMNQVTDDLYNEYETGDPRRELSITLGFQNGAVFQEQKYPIKWIDPTAVKTDNNVLANNNFMVYRFADVLLMLSEATDDPKYLNEVRTRVNLPLFGTPGYPSAKYPTLALAIEHERRVELAIEFHRWFDLKRTGRAVAVLSAKGKPVTEKKLLLPIPETVRLQNGIITQNDGYN comes from the coding sequence ATGAATATCAAACATAAAATCCTGTTGATGGCCCTGGTGCTGCTATCTGCTTCGGGTTGTAAAAAGTCTTTTCTTGAATTGGCACCGGAATCCAATGCAAACGCCGAAACGTTCTACAAAACGAAAGCAGATATGGACCTTGCTGTAAATGCCGCCTATTCTACACTTTATAATGTCTATGATCCTGAAGGTCCGGTATCCTATACTGCAGAAATGATGGGTGACAACACCACACTGTACATCATTGCCGGAAATCAGACAGATAAATTTGCATTTAAAGATTACAACCTGCAAACCAACAATACGATGGTATACAGTTTCTGGAGGACCTATTATTCCTCTCTGTACAGCATCAACATTATTTTGAGTAAACTTGATGATTCGGAGCTGACGGCGACAGAAAAGGAAAGTGTAAAAGCGCAGATGTCTTTTCTGAGGGGATTGTATTACTTCAATATGGTGCGTTTATGGGGAGATGTTCCCATCGTAACGAAACCGCTTTCAGTAGAAGAAACCTATAAGGTAGTCCGTTCGCCCAAAGCAGACGTGTATAAGTTGATTTTGGACGATCTGACTTTCGCTGCAGAAAAATTACCGCCGACTGCAGTTGGAAGAGCTACACAAGGCGCAGCTTTAACCGCTAAAGGAGAAGTTTACCTCACTTTAAACGATAAGGCCAATGCAACAACGGCTTTAATGTCGGTATACACCAGCCAGAATTATAAGTTGCAGGGTACTTATGCCGCGGTATTTGGTCCGACAGTGAAAAATACTAAAGAATCCATCTTTGAAATTCAATATCTTGGCGGGGCAAGCAGCATATCGACTGGTACCTACAGCAAATATTACCGCAATTATTCTCCAAATGTAAATGTATTTGGGTTTAGTGGGATTGGTATGAACCAGGTGACCGACGATCTGTACAATGAATATGAAACGGGCGATCCAAGACGTGAGCTCAGTATAACCCTGGGTTTTCAGAACGGGGCGGTATTCCAGGAACAGAAATATCCGATCAAATGGATAGATCCAACTGCGGTTAAAACAGATAACAATGTGCTGGCCAACAACAATTTCATGGTTTATCGCTTTGCAGATGTCTTGCTGATGCTTTCGGAAGCGACTGACGATCCGAAATACCTCAATGAAGTCAGGACAAGGGTAAACTTGCCTTTATTTGGAACGCCGGGTTATCCTTCTGCAAAATACCCTACACTGGCCCTCGCCATTGAACATGAAAGAAGGGTAGAGCTGGCCATTGAGTTTCACCGCTGGTTTGACCTGAAAAGAACGGGTCGTGCGGTCGCTGTTTTAAGTGCAAAAGGAAAGCCGGTTACTGAGAAAAAGCTTTTATTGCCGATTCCGGAGACCGTTAGGTTGCAAAATGGAATTATTACACAGAACGACGGCTACAACTAA
- a CDS encoding iron-containing alcohol dehydrogenase, whose translation MHHTSVITLLNPNRLVFGTNCFDQFIQDYLELGLKRLFVLSFTGLEGQLAKKMEKLDAAGIVIKQNTSIAKEPSFEDFEEILEEARAFKADSVVGIGGGSILDVAKLVAAQLLNTQSTTTVIGKGNLAERATYLACIPTTSGTGSEVSPNAIFVDANGNKVGVISPFLVPDAAYIDPVLTVSVPKAITAATGIDALTHCLEAYANKFSHPVTDLIALEGISLVAKYLKRACDDGTDLEARSQVALGSMYGGMCLGPVNTAAVHALAYPLGVKFHINHGLSIALLLPAVMEFTLSAAPERYSAIAIALGAEPKSTALETARAGVELLKRLIRDCGLPASLAEVNVPFSAIEAMAIDAVKIERLLKNNLREVALEDAKEIYKSAF comes from the coding sequence ATGCATCATACATCAGTAATAACATTGTTAAATCCTAACAGACTGGTTTTTGGAACAAATTGTTTTGATCAGTTTATACAAGACTATCTGGAACTGGGCCTGAAAAGGCTATTTGTTTTAAGTTTCACTGGTCTGGAAGGGCAGCTGGCAAAGAAAATGGAAAAACTGGATGCTGCCGGAATAGTGATTAAACAAAATACTTCCATTGCCAAAGAGCCTTCTTTTGAGGATTTTGAGGAAATTCTGGAAGAAGCAAGGGCTTTTAAAGCGGACAGTGTAGTGGGAATAGGCGGGGGAAGCATATTGGATGTAGCTAAACTGGTAGCTGCACAACTGTTAAACACACAAAGTACCACAACTGTTATAGGAAAAGGAAATCTGGCAGAAAGAGCAACCTATTTAGCCTGCATCCCTACCACATCGGGTACAGGAAGTGAGGTTTCGCCCAATGCCATCTTTGTAGATGCAAATGGAAATAAAGTTGGTGTAATCAGTCCTTTCTTAGTCCCTGACGCAGCTTATATTGATCCGGTACTAACTGTTTCTGTTCCGAAAGCGATTACGGCCGCAACCGGAATTGATGCCCTGACACATTGCCTGGAAGCTTATGCCAATAAATTTTCGCATCCGGTAACCGATTTGATTGCCCTGGAAGGGATAAGCTTAGTGGCTAAATACCTGAAAAGGGCATGTGATGACGGGACAGATCTTGAGGCAAGGTCGCAGGTTGCCCTGGGCAGCATGTACGGTGGAATGTGTCTGGGCCCGGTTAATACCGCTGCTGTTCATGCACTTGCTTATCCGCTCGGGGTGAAATTCCATATCAATCACGGCTTATCTATAGCGCTTTTACTCCCGGCAGTTATGGAGTTTACCCTTTCCGCTGCACCGGAACGCTATTCGGCGATCGCTATAGCACTCGGTGCTGAACCTAAAAGTACAGCCCTGGAAACGGCAAGAGCTGGGGTAGAGTTACTGAAAAGACTGATCCGGGACTGCGGTTTACCAGCTTCACTTGCTGAGGTAAATGTGCCGTTCAGCGCCATTGAGGCCATGGCTATAGATGCCGTTAAAATAGAGCGGCTACTGAAAAATAATTTAAGAGAAGTGGCATTGGAAGATGCAAAAGAAATTTACAAATCGGCATTTTAA
- a CDS encoding LacI family DNA-binding transcriptional regulator, protein MSSLKNVADLAGVSVATVSRVLNSDEVVKYETKVKVMNAIKTLKYSPNRVAQRLRTTRKSSRLIGLLIPDIQNPFYVDVIRGIEVFAYANNAAVVIGNFSQDEKKEKLYLDILKSESVDGFIVAPSNEKDIYIKELVKDGFPVVCIDRGLSDIEVDLVKVDNQKGAFNAIEHLIKLQHTRIGHITGNQLIPTTMERLAGYEQALKQYNIAIDPEIIVSRESDYESGAELAAYLLDLENPPTAIFTGNNLLTLGALETINKRGLKIPEDIAIIGFDDVYWANSLNPPLTAVRQPGFEIGKRAMELLIQRILSPEREVASIIYKTELMIRKSCGSKEKRL, encoded by the coding sequence ATGTCAAGTCTAAAAAATGTAGCCGATCTGGCAGGTGTTTCTGTGGCCACTGTATCCAGGGTTTTAAATTCAGATGAAGTGGTTAAGTATGAGACTAAGGTGAAGGTGATGAATGCGATAAAAACACTGAAATATTCGCCCAATCGGGTTGCCCAGCGTTTGCGTACCACCAGGAAAAGCAGCAGGTTAATTGGTTTGCTAATCCCTGATATCCAAAACCCTTTTTATGTAGATGTGATCAGGGGGATAGAGGTTTTTGCTTATGCAAATAATGCCGCTGTGGTGATTGGTAACTTCTCTCAGGATGAAAAAAAGGAAAAGCTCTACCTGGATATCCTAAAATCAGAATCGGTAGATGGTTTTATTGTAGCGCCTTCAAATGAAAAGGACATTTACATTAAAGAGCTGGTGAAAGATGGGTTCCCTGTTGTTTGCATTGACCGTGGGCTTAGCGATATTGAAGTTGACCTGGTGAAAGTGGATAACCAAAAGGGCGCCTTTAATGCCATTGAACATTTAATTAAATTACAACATACACGGATCGGGCACATTACGGGAAATCAGCTGATACCGACAACAATGGAGCGTTTGGCAGGTTATGAACAGGCATTGAAGCAATACAACATTGCTATAGATCCTGAAATTATTGTAAGCAGGGAATCAGATTATGAAAGTGGTGCTGAGCTGGCCGCTTATCTGCTGGACCTGGAAAATCCCCCGACCGCTATTTTTACAGGGAATAACCTGCTCACACTGGGCGCTTTGGAAACCATTAATAAAAGAGGTTTAAAAATTCCGGAGGATATAGCCATCATCGGATTTGATGATGTTTATTGGGCAAATTCTTTAAATCCGCCCCTCACGGCGGTCAGACAGCCGGGTTTTGAGATCGGCAAACGTGCAATGGAATTGCTGATCCAGAGGATTCTCTCGCCGGAGCGCGAAGTGGCCAGTATCATTTATAAAACGGAACTCATGATCAGGAAATCCTGTGGAAGTAAAGAAAAACGACTGTAA
- a CDS encoding sodium:solute symporter, with product MNSSLHVLDYIIIIVFLIGTLVFGLVFARGQKTTKNYFLAKGKIPSWAIGISLLATLISSVTFLAYPGTGYSSNWILLVQGLMVPVVLLGVIWFIVPLYRKVINLSTYEYFEQRFGSFARYYSSLAFVLRQFSGMGTVFFLLAVALGSMIHVNTAIIILVVGAIIIIVNLLGGIEAVIWLDVFQGFMLFASGIICISILLFSVDGGPAEVWKIASANGRTGFGPYEWDLTKLTFLVMAINGAFYAVQKYATDQTVVQRYLTAKTDRSAIRASLLGILLTVPVWILFMFIGTALFVFYKQNPIPADIRPDAVFPYFIMTKLPTGVIGLILSAMISAAICSLSADLNSLAAVGVEDYYKKLRPGKTDKAYLKASKYIVALSGLISIGIAMLYLNAGNEGVLGIVFTLYAIFSGGIVGMFLLGLFSARANNQGITIAIVVCILFTAYAFLTSTEIGIGANKSLLLDFGKYNFTHHKLMLGVYSHLIVIVVGYVASLFFPKPVLDTNLLYSGWLAVRREERARADK from the coding sequence ATGAACTCATCACTGCATGTATTAGATTACATCATTATTATAGTATTTTTGATAGGAACGCTCGTGTTCGGACTGGTATTTGCCAGGGGACAGAAAACGACAAAAAATTATTTCCTTGCGAAAGGCAAGATCCCTTCCTGGGCAATAGGGATCTCGCTGCTCGCCACATTGATCAGCAGTGTAACATTCCTGGCTTACCCGGGTACGGGATATTCTTCTAACTGGATCTTACTGGTTCAGGGCTTAATGGTACCTGTAGTGCTGCTTGGCGTAATCTGGTTTATTGTTCCCTTATACCGGAAAGTGATCAATTTGAGTACTTACGAATATTTTGAGCAGAGATTTGGTTCTTTTGCCCGATATTACAGTTCACTGGCCTTTGTGCTGAGGCAGTTTTCTGGTATGGGCACAGTTTTTTTTCTGCTTGCGGTGGCCTTAGGTAGTATGATCCATGTCAATACCGCTATAATTATTCTGGTTGTGGGGGCTATAATTATCATTGTCAATTTACTGGGAGGAATTGAGGCAGTAATCTGGCTGGATGTATTTCAGGGCTTTATGCTTTTTGCCAGCGGGATCATTTGCATCAGTATATTGCTCTTTTCTGTAGACGGAGGTCCGGCTGAAGTCTGGAAAATTGCTTCTGCTAACGGCAGAACAGGTTTTGGACCTTATGAATGGGACCTTACCAAATTGACTTTTCTGGTGATGGCTATAAACGGGGCTTTTTATGCGGTACAGAAGTACGCAACAGATCAGACGGTGGTGCAGCGTTACCTGACTGCAAAAACTGACCGGTCGGCCATCCGCGCATCACTGCTGGGTATCTTGTTAACCGTTCCGGTATGGATCTTGTTTATGTTTATAGGAACTGCATTGTTTGTGTTTTATAAGCAAAACCCAATTCCGGCAGATATAAGACCTGATGCTGTTTTCCCTTATTTTATTATGACCAAACTGCCAACAGGTGTCATAGGGTTAATTCTTTCCGCAATGATTTCTGCAGCCATCTGTAGTTTAAGCGCCGATCTGAATTCTCTTGCTGCAGTGGGGGTAGAAGACTATTATAAGAAATTAAGGCCCGGCAAAACAGATAAGGCTTATTTAAAGGCATCGAAATATATTGTTGCCTTATCTGGGCTGATCTCTATAGGAATAGCCATGTTGTATCTGAATGCCGGAAATGAAGGGGTGCTGGGGATCGTATTTACGCTGTACGCCATATTTTCAGGCGGCATTGTAGGTATGTTTTTACTGGGTTTATTTAGTGCCAGGGCCAATAATCAAGGAATTACCATTGCCATTGTAGTCTGCATTCTTTTTACGGCATATGCATTTTTAACTTCTACAGAAATCGGAATTGGGGCAAATAAATCGCTGTTGTTAGATTTTGGTAAGTATAACTTTACACACCATAAGCTGATGCTGGGTGTATACAGCCATCTCATCGTTATTGTTGTGGGTTATGTGGCCAGCTTATTTTTTCCAAAACCGGTTCTGGATACCAATTTGCTTTATAGTGGCTGGCTGGCGGTTAGACGGGAAGAAAGGGCAAGGGCAGACAAATAG
- the ytxJ gene encoding bacillithiol system redox-active protein YtxJ, which yields MQWKNITNPEQVSEIQQQEGYSLIFKHSTRCSVSSMAKRRFEMDWSVIPENTRLYFLDLISYRAISAQIADTFQVQHESPQILVVKNGDCILDASHSDISAEEVAEVINNN from the coding sequence ATGCAGTGGAAAAATATTACTAATCCGGAACAAGTTAGCGAAATACAGCAACAAGAAGGATACAGCTTAATTTTTAAGCACAGTACGCGTTGCTCCGTAAGCTCAATGGCTAAAAGACGCTTTGAAATGGACTGGTCTGTTATCCCCGAAAATACCAGGCTTTATTTTTTAGACCTCATCAGCTACCGGGCTATTTCTGCACAAATAGCTGATACCTTCCAGGTGCAGCATGAGTCGCCGCAAATCCTGGTGGTGAAAAACGGCGACTGCATATTAGATGCTTCACACAGCGATATCTCGGCAGAAGAAGTTGCCGAAGTGATCAACAACAATTAG
- a CDS encoding exo-alpha-sialidase: protein MKSSSIKFLIAAFILPCSFVNAQDTLRYTGKTIVNVDYHHGQLPPAVGVHNIQVFRADRSNPDKATGLNWTYSHQPMLAYWNNKFYLQYLSNPVGEHIPPGQTLLTTSLDGKTWETPRVIFPPYKIADGTRKAGIDQVAKNLTSVMHQRMSFFLSGKKRLLALAYYGISFNPKDSPNDGNGIGRVVREILPDGKFGPIYFINYNHLYSEKNTNYPNYKRSKDKGFVAACNELLGNALMVQQWAEESDDNDPLIKLKGDYKAFSYYHLPDNRVVGLWKNGLTSISKDEGKTWEYKPLRAPKVVNSNAKIWGQRTSDGKFVTVYNPSEFRWPLALSVSNEGLNYDDLLLVHGDITAMRYGGSYKSYGPQYVRGIEEGNGVPPDKKLWVTYSVNKEDIWVSSIPVPVKAKADQQANEVFNTMPDAEELVNWNTYSPLRAPVKIVKMPDGNKGLSLADFDPFDYAKAERVIPASKKLIAAFSVIPQQNDNGLLNIEFQDARGAAGIRLSFDDKKVLKLKAGYRDKHLMNYVAGQRYDIEVKLDVDTRLYTVTVNGQQMGNSFLFAPLESVSRIVFKTGDVVRFPDADTPTDQNYDLPDADGKTKPAGFYIPSLQTKTF from the coding sequence ATGAAGTCATCTTCCATTAAATTTTTAATTGCTGCTTTTATACTGCCCTGCAGTTTTGTAAATGCACAGGATACACTCAGATATACCGGAAAAACGATTGTTAATGTTGATTATCACCATGGTCAGCTTCCTCCGGCAGTTGGAGTCCATAATATACAGGTGTTCCGGGCCGACCGCTCCAATCCGGACAAGGCCACTGGGTTAAACTGGACTTACAGTCACCAGCCCATGCTGGCTTACTGGAACAATAAATTTTATCTGCAATACCTGAGTAATCCGGTTGGGGAGCATATCCCCCCCGGACAAACACTCCTGACCACTTCTTTGGATGGAAAAACCTGGGAAACACCCAGGGTAATTTTTCCACCCTATAAAATAGCCGATGGTACCAGGAAAGCGGGGATTGATCAGGTGGCAAAAAACCTTACTTCGGTGATGCACCAGCGGATGAGCTTTTTCTTATCCGGAAAAAAGCGTTTGCTGGCACTGGCTTACTATGGGATTTCTTTTAACCCTAAAGATAGCCCGAATGATGGAAACGGGATAGGCCGTGTAGTGCGGGAAATTTTACCGGATGGGAAATTCGGTCCGATTTACTTTATCAACTATAACCACCTGTACAGTGAAAAAAACACAAACTATCCCAATTATAAACGTAGTAAGGATAAGGGCTTTGTTGCAGCCTGCAACGAGCTGCTGGGCAATGCTTTGATGGTGCAGCAATGGGCCGAAGAATCTGATGACAATGATCCGCTGATTAAATTAAAGGGTGATTATAAGGCTTTTAGTTATTACCACCTGCCCGACAACAGGGTTGTTGGGCTTTGGAAAAATGGCTTGACCAGTATCAGCAAGGATGAAGGCAAAACCTGGGAATATAAACCTTTGAGGGCGCCTAAAGTGGTAAACAGTAATGCCAAGATCTGGGGGCAGCGTACCTCAGACGGAAAGTTTGTTACCGTATATAATCCATCAGAATTCAGGTGGCCGCTTGCCCTTTCTGTGAGTAATGAAGGGTTGAATTATGATGATTTACTGCTGGTGCATGGAGACATTACCGCCATGCGTTATGGCGGTTCATATAAGTCCTACGGCCCCCAGTATGTAAGGGGAATTGAGGAAGGTAACGGCGTGCCGCCGGATAAAAAATTATGGGTTACCTATAGCGTTAATAAGGAAGATATCTGGGTATCTTCCATTCCCGTGCCAGTAAAAGCAAAGGCCGATCAGCAGGCAAATGAAGTGTTCAATACCATGCCGGATGCTGAAGAACTTGTAAACTGGAATACCTATAGCCCCCTAAGAGCACCTGTAAAAATAGTTAAAATGCCCGACGGGAATAAAGGACTTTCTTTGGCTGATTTTGACCCTTTTGACTATGCCAAGGCAGAAAGAGTTATTCCTGCGTCCAAAAAACTGATTGCTGCCTTTTCAGTTATTCCGCAGCAAAATGACAATGGGCTGCTGAATATAGAATTTCAGGATGCCAGGGGAGCTGCTGGTATCAGGCTTTCTTTTGATGATAAGAAGGTCTTAAAGCTAAAGGCGGGTTATAGAGATAAGCACCTGATGAATTATGTGGCCGGACAGCGTTATGATATTGAGGTGAAACTGGATGTGGATACCAGATTGTATACCGTAACCGTAAACGGGCAGCAAATGGGAAACAGCTTTTTGTTTGCACCATTGGAAAGTGTTTCCCGCATTGTTTTTAAAACTGGTGACGTGGTACGTTTTCCAGATGCGGATACGCCTACCGATCAGAATTATGATCTTCCGGATGCCGATGGCAAAACTAAACCTGCTGGTTTTTATATTCCATCCCTTCAAACAAAAACTTTTTAA
- the pdxA gene encoding 4-hydroxythreonine-4-phosphate dehydrogenase PdxA: MKTNNKKPILGITMGDPASIGPEVAVKALANAGIYEICKPLLVGDAEICKDAIRFCGLDLVVNAVKDVKDAKFEFGSIDVYDLEYASADIVTGQNSVAAGAAAFNTVVKVIDLAMKGLVDATVTGPINKESIHLAGHKFSGHTEIYAHYTDTKKYGMLLVEDDLRVIHVSTHVSLRQACDLVKKQRILDTIELIVSACRQLGISNPKIGVAGLNPHASDGGLFGEEEQLEIIPAIEEARRRGYTVEGPVPADTLFPKAIGGVYDGIVAMYHDQGHIPFKVVGFNWDKSARQMKSVRGVNITLGLPIIRTSVDHGTAMEIAGRGIASADAMNLAIEYAVNMVRTK, from the coding sequence ATGAAAACGAATAATAAAAAACCTATTTTAGGTATAACGATGGGAGATCCCGCAAGTATTGGCCCTGAAGTAGCTGTAAAAGCGCTGGCTAATGCTGGTATATATGAAATCTGTAAGCCACTATTGGTGGGTGATGCAGAGATCTGTAAGGACGCGATCAGATTTTGCGGACTGGATCTGGTTGTCAACGCTGTAAAGGATGTTAAAGATGCAAAATTTGAGTTTGGCAGTATTGATGTATATGATCTTGAATATGCAAGTGCCGATATTGTGACCGGACAAAATTCTGTTGCAGCAGGTGCTGCCGCTTTCAATACAGTAGTTAAAGTGATTGATCTGGCGATGAAGGGTTTGGTAGATGCTACGGTAACCGGACCGATCAATAAAGAATCTATTCATCTGGCAGGGCATAAATTTTCAGGGCATACCGAGATTTATGCACATTATACAGATACGAAGAAATACGGGATGTTGCTGGTGGAAGATGACCTGAGGGTAATCCATGTGTCTACACACGTTTCCTTAAGACAGGCATGCGACCTGGTAAAAAAACAAAGAATACTGGATACCATTGAACTGATTGTTTCTGCCTGTCGGCAATTGGGCATCAGCAATCCTAAAATTGGGGTTGCCGGATTAAACCCGCATGCCAGCGATGGCGGCCTGTTTGGCGAGGAAGAACAGCTGGAAATCATTCCGGCTATTGAGGAGGCAAGACGCAGAGGATATACGGTAGAAGGCCCGGTGCCCGCCGATACGCTATTTCCTAAAGCCATAGGTGGCGTATATGATGGGATTGTAGCGATGTACCATGATCAGGGCCATATCCCTTTTAAAGTGGTTGGGTTTAACTGGGATAAGTCCGCCAGGCAAATGAAAAGTGTTAGGGGAGTAAACATTACCTTAGGGCTGCCTATCATAAGAACTTCAGTAGATCATGGTACAGCAATGGAAATTGCCGGAAGGGGAATAGCCAGCGCCGACGCGATGAATTTAGCAATCGAGTATGCCGTTAACATGGTGCGTACCAAATAA